One Micromonospora eburnea genomic region harbors:
- the thrS gene encoding threonine--tRNA ligase yields MSAPRTPVVADPVVVAAGTTAADAVAAAGLPTNGPKAVVVVRDPQGQLRDLDWKPAEETPVEPVALDSPDGLNVLRHSTAHVLAQAVQDVFPEAKLGIGPPIENGFYYDFQVDKPFQPDDLAKLEKRMQEIIKSGQRFRRRRFGSLDEARGELAAEPFKLELIEVKGEGLDSSEVMEVGGGELTIYDNLAANEDKVCWSDLCRGPHLPNTRLIGAFKLMRSAAAYWRGSEKNPQLQRVYGTAWPTRDELKAYLRLLEEAARRDHRKLGADLDLFSFPDEIGSGLAVFHPKGGVLKRVMEDYVRTRHIEEGFQYVGTPHISKEGLFHTSGHLPYYKDTMFPPMEMEGSDYYLKAMNCPMHNLIYRSRGRSYRELPMRLFEFGSVYRYEKSGVIHGLTRVRGFTQDDSHSYCTPEQAPAEIKHLLGFVLGLLKDFGIDDFYLELSTRDESRPDKFVGSDEDWATATAVLEQCARETGLDLVPDPGGAAFYGPKISVQAKDAIGRTWQMSTIQYDFNQPKGFGLEYQASDGSRQQPVMIHCAKFGSIERFIGVLTEHYAGAFPAWLAPVQVVGIPIREDHTDYLQEFVTTLRAEGIRADVDAGDDRMQKKIRNAQQQKIPFMVIAGDDDVAAGTVSFRYRDGSQRNGVPVAEAVAHVLDVVNSRTNSGPSAES; encoded by the coding sequence GTGTCCGCACCCCGTACCCCCGTCGTGGCCGACCCCGTCGTCGTCGCCGCCGGGACGACGGCGGCCGACGCGGTGGCCGCGGCCGGGCTGCCCACCAACGGCCCGAAGGCCGTCGTGGTGGTCCGCGACCCGCAGGGCCAGCTGCGCGACCTGGACTGGAAACCGGCCGAGGAGACCCCGGTCGAGCCGGTCGCCCTCGACTCGCCGGACGGGCTGAACGTGCTGCGGCACTCCACCGCGCACGTGCTCGCCCAGGCCGTGCAGGACGTCTTCCCCGAGGCGAAGCTCGGCATCGGCCCGCCGATCGAGAACGGCTTCTACTACGACTTCCAGGTCGACAAGCCGTTCCAGCCGGACGACCTGGCGAAGCTCGAGAAGCGGATGCAGGAGATCATCAAGTCCGGTCAGCGGTTCCGCCGCCGCCGGTTCGGCAGCCTGGACGAGGCCCGGGGCGAGTTGGCCGCCGAGCCGTTCAAGCTGGAGCTGATCGAGGTCAAGGGGGAGGGGCTGGACTCCTCCGAGGTGATGGAGGTGGGCGGCGGCGAGCTGACCATCTACGACAACCTCGCCGCGAACGAGGACAAGGTCTGCTGGTCGGACCTGTGCCGCGGCCCGCACCTGCCGAACACCCGGCTGATCGGCGCGTTCAAGCTGATGCGCTCGGCCGCCGCGTACTGGCGGGGGTCGGAGAAGAACCCGCAGCTCCAGCGGGTGTACGGCACGGCGTGGCCGACCCGGGACGAGCTGAAGGCATACCTGAGGCTGCTGGAGGAGGCCGCCCGGCGCGACCACCGCAAGCTCGGCGCGGACCTCGACCTGTTCAGCTTCCCTGACGAGATCGGCTCGGGCCTGGCGGTCTTCCACCCCAAGGGCGGCGTGCTCAAGCGCGTGATGGAGGACTACGTCCGGACCCGCCACATCGAGGAGGGCTTCCAGTACGTCGGGACCCCGCACATCTCGAAGGAAGGTCTCTTCCACACCTCGGGCCACCTGCCCTACTACAAGGACACGATGTTCCCTCCCATGGAGATGGAGGGCAGCGACTACTACCTCAAGGCGATGAACTGCCCGATGCACAACCTGATCTACAGGTCGCGCGGGCGGTCCTACCGTGAGCTGCCGATGCGGCTGTTCGAGTTCGGGTCGGTGTACCGGTACGAGAAGTCGGGCGTCATCCACGGGCTGACCCGGGTGCGCGGCTTCACCCAGGACGACTCGCACTCCTACTGCACGCCCGAGCAGGCGCCGGCCGAGATCAAGCACCTGCTGGGCTTCGTGCTCGGCCTGCTGAAGGACTTCGGCATCGACGACTTCTACCTGGAGCTGTCGACCCGCGACGAGTCCCGGCCGGACAAGTTCGTCGGCTCGGACGAGGACTGGGCGACCGCGACCGCGGTGCTGGAGCAGTGCGCCCGGGAGACCGGGCTCGACCTGGTGCCGGACCCGGGCGGCGCGGCCTTCTACGGCCCGAAGATCTCGGTGCAGGCGAAGGACGCCATTGGCCGCACCTGGCAGATGTCGACGATCCAGTACGACTTCAACCAGCCGAAGGGCTTCGGGCTGGAGTACCAGGCGAGCGACGGCAGCCGGCAGCAGCCCGTCATGATTCACTGCGCCAAGTTCGGGTCGATCGAGCGCTTCATCGGCGTGCTCACCGAGCACTACGCCGGGGCGTTCCCGGCGTGGCTCGCCCCGGTGCAGGTGGTCGGCATCCCGATCCGCGAGGACCACACCGACTACCTCCAGGAGTTCGTCACGACGCTGCGCGCCGAGGGGATCCGGGCCGACGTCGACGCGGGCGACGACCGGATGCAGAAGAAGATCCGCAACGCCCAGCAGCAGAAGATCCCGTTCATGGTGATCGCCGGCGACGACGACGTGGCCGCCGGCACGGTGTCCTTCCGCTACCGGGACGGCTCGCAGCGCAACGGCGTACCGGTGGCCGAGGCGGTCGCCCACGTGCTCGACGTGGTCAACTCCCGGACCAACTCGGGGCCCTCGGCCGAGAGCTGA
- a CDS encoding HAMP domain-containing sensor histidine kinase, with amino-acid sequence MCTLVALAFLIPLGLTLGDQSRHDKLADAARRSALVTGALAVSTDPEVVQRAVAASDDDPALRPVVHGIGGDESGGHADPAALARAGADRRSLVTDVPGGVLRLDPVLLGDKVAVVEVFVPDRVLDEGSGRRWLLLLTVAAALVAAVVIVVDRVAARAVDATGELVKAALAIGDGELGVRVEPTGPRELAEAGHAFNRMAERLVALRADERELVADLSHRLRTPLTALRLDAEALESDDTSIGTFSAAELDRRRGIRRIRQAIVTLEGEVDQLIKTTRKAVSQETGPATCDVSEVVRERMVFWSALAGDQNRPHRVVGAQLRIPAPVPRAELAAALDAVIGNVFRYTPQGTAFEVAVSRRDGWVAIRIDDAGPGIADPDRALCRGASDQGSTGLGLDIARRVALQANGSVSIDQARLGGASVVMLLADPEATPRQVNRFGLVGRMARDGREHKSRRLPRPR; translated from the coding sequence ATGTGCACCCTCGTCGCGCTCGCCTTCCTCATTCCGCTCGGGCTCACCCTCGGCGACCAGTCGCGGCACGACAAGCTGGCCGACGCGGCCCGACGCAGCGCCCTGGTCACCGGCGCGCTCGCGGTCAGCACCGACCCGGAGGTCGTCCAACGCGCGGTCGCGGCCAGCGACGACGACCCGGCGCTGCGGCCGGTCGTACACGGCATCGGCGGTGACGAGTCCGGAGGTCACGCCGACCCTGCCGCGCTGGCCCGGGCCGGCGCCGACCGGCGGTCACTGGTCACCGACGTGCCCGGCGGCGTGCTCCGGCTGGACCCGGTGCTGCTCGGCGACAAGGTCGCCGTGGTGGAGGTCTTCGTCCCCGACCGGGTGCTCGACGAGGGTTCCGGCCGACGGTGGCTGCTGCTGCTCACGGTGGCGGCGGCGCTGGTCGCGGCCGTGGTGATCGTGGTCGACCGGGTCGCCGCGCGCGCCGTGGACGCCACCGGCGAGCTGGTCAAGGCGGCCCTCGCGATCGGCGACGGCGAACTGGGCGTGCGGGTCGAGCCGACCGGCCCGCGGGAGCTGGCCGAGGCCGGGCACGCGTTCAACCGGATGGCGGAGCGGCTGGTCGCGCTCCGCGCCGACGAGCGGGAACTCGTCGCGGACCTGTCCCACCGGTTGCGTACGCCGCTGACCGCGCTGCGGCTGGACGCCGAGGCGCTGGAGTCCGACGACACCAGCATCGGGACGTTCAGCGCGGCGGAACTCGACCGCCGGCGCGGCATCCGGCGCATCCGTCAGGCCATCGTCACCCTGGAGGGCGAGGTCGACCAGCTGATCAAGACCACCCGCAAGGCGGTCAGCCAGGAGACCGGACCGGCGACGTGCGACGTGAGCGAGGTGGTCCGGGAGCGGATGGTCTTCTGGTCGGCCCTCGCGGGTGACCAGAACCGGCCGCATCGGGTCGTCGGGGCTCAGCTACGCATCCCGGCGCCGGTGCCCCGGGCCGAGTTGGCCGCCGCGCTCGACGCGGTGATCGGCAACGTCTTCCGTTACACGCCCCAGGGCACCGCGTTCGAGGTGGCGGTCAGCCGGCGGGACGGCTGGGTGGCGATCCGCATCGACGACGCCGGCCCGGGCATCGCCGATCCGGATCGGGCGCTGTGCCGGGGCGCCAGCGACCAGGGTTCCACCGGGCTCGGGCTCGACATCGCCCGGCGGGTCGCGTTGCAGGCCAACGGGTCGGTCAGCATCGACCAGGCCCGGCTCGGCGGGGCCAGCGTGGTGATGTTGCTGGCCGACCCGGAGGCGACGCCCCGGCAGGTCAACCGGTTCGGCCTGGTCGGCCGGATGGCACGGGACGGCCGGGAGCACAAGAGCCGCCGCCTGCCCCGGCCGCGCTGA
- a CDS encoding CG0192-related protein — protein MALLHRAELRPSKLDLLAAWVPGRPWFAGSAAAGLTRVGAFRFDDPAGEVGIETLLVRAGDGPVLQVPLTYRGAPLPGAEQWLVGTTEHSVLGPRWVYDACGDPVYPPALAAAVLAGAGQAEEYFEVDGRREVRASDTSVTGSRVDGFEPPVVGAPWAVVDGDPTLIRADQVELALVRRPAPAVSASGPCLAATWPGQPTPLPLAYATSH, from the coding sequence ATGGCTCTGCTGCACCGCGCGGAATTGCGCCCGTCGAAGCTTGACCTGCTCGCCGCCTGGGTCCCCGGCCGGCCGTGGTTCGCCGGGTCGGCGGCCGCCGGCCTCACCCGGGTGGGGGCCTTCCGCTTCGACGACCCGGCCGGCGAGGTCGGGATCGAGACCCTGCTCGTCCGGGCCGGGGACGGGCCGGTCCTACAGGTGCCGCTGACCTACCGGGGCGCCCCGCTGCCCGGCGCCGAGCAGTGGCTGGTCGGCACCACCGAGCACTCCGTGCTGGGCCCACGCTGGGTGTACGACGCCTGCGGCGACCCGGTCTACCCGCCCGCCCTGGCTGCCGCCGTACTCGCCGGTGCCGGCCAGGCGGAGGAGTACTTCGAGGTGGACGGCCGGCGCGAGGTCCGCGCGTCGGACACGAGCGTGACCGGCAGCCGGGTCGACGGGTTCGAGCCGCCGGTGGTCGGCGCGCCCTGGGCGGTGGTCGACGGCGATCCCACCCTGATCCGGGCCGATCAGGTCGAGTTGGCCCTGGTCCGGCGGCCCGCCCCCGCCGTGTCCGCCTCGGGCCCCTGTCTCGCCGCCACCTGGCCCGGCCAACCCACCCCTCTCCCGCTGGCCTACGCCACCTCCCACTAG
- a CDS encoding ADP-ribosylglycohydrolase family protein, giving the protein MTFTLFPDTRLALARDALAGLSVGDALGSQFFVPGRRPADLAAGRLPAPPWQWTDDTEMACSVVAALGEAGRVDRDALALAFAERCEPYRGYGPGAVVILRMIRTGTPWPVAAASAFDGQGSCGNGAAMRVAPLGAWYADSTRRAADQARASAEVTHAHPEGIAGAVAVAVAASLAARARLDGGRPEPARLLGAVAGALDPGGELHRGVRRAVALLGHSAAVAADALGNGSRVTAQDTVPFTLWVAATHLDDYPAAIRVCVEAGGDVDTTAAIVGGVVAAYAGVGTPGGVPEGWLAAREPLPDWLPA; this is encoded by the coding sequence ATGACGTTCACGCTGTTCCCCGACACCCGCCTGGCGCTCGCCCGGGACGCCCTCGCCGGCCTCTCGGTCGGTGACGCGCTCGGTTCCCAGTTCTTCGTACCGGGCCGGCGCCCGGCCGATCTCGCCGCGGGCCGGCTACCGGCGCCGCCCTGGCAGTGGACCGACGACACCGAGATGGCCTGTTCCGTGGTGGCCGCGCTGGGCGAGGCGGGACGGGTCGACCGGGACGCGCTGGCGCTCGCCTTCGCCGAGCGCTGCGAGCCGTACCGTGGCTACGGCCCGGGGGCGGTGGTCATCCTGCGGATGATCCGCACCGGTACGCCGTGGCCGGTGGCCGCCGCGTCCGCGTTCGACGGGCAGGGCTCCTGCGGCAACGGCGCCGCGATGCGGGTCGCCCCGCTCGGCGCCTGGTACGCCGACTCGACCCGGCGCGCCGCCGACCAGGCCCGCGCCTCCGCCGAGGTGACCCACGCCCATCCGGAGGGGATCGCCGGTGCGGTCGCGGTGGCGGTCGCCGCCTCCCTCGCCGCCCGGGCCCGGCTGGACGGGGGCCGACCCGAGCCGGCCCGGCTGCTCGGCGCGGTGGCCGGCGCGCTGGACCCGGGCGGCGAGCTGCACCGGGGCGTACGCCGGGCCGTCGCGCTGCTCGGCCACTCGGCGGCGGTGGCCGCCGACGCGCTCGGCAACGGCTCCCGGGTGACCGCGCAGGACACCGTCCCGTTCACGCTCTGGGTGGCCGCCACCCACCTCGACGACTATCCGGCCGCGATCCGCGTCTGCGTCGAGGCGGGCGGGGACGTCGACACCACGGCGGCCATCGTCGGCGGGGTGGTCGCCGCGTACGCCGGGGTCGGCACGCCGGGCGGCGTCCCCGAGGGCTGGCTCGCCGCCCGCGAGCCGCTGCCGGACTGGCTCCCCGCCTGA
- a CDS encoding response regulator transcription factor yields MATVLLVEDDHVVRGAMLRSLTDRGHAVHAVGTALDALRRVAAETPDLVVLDLGLPDLDGSDALRMLRGITDVPIIIATARDDEQSVVRLLRAGADDYMVKPFTGAHLDARITTVLRRAGRASRTVQPAVHTVGGLRMDVGERSAVLDGQPLALTRKEFDLLAYLAARPGRVVSRRELLEEVWRQPSVGEDQTIDVHLYWLRRKMGESAAKPRYLRTVRGVGFRLVAPD; encoded by the coding sequence GTGGCCACCGTGCTCCTGGTCGAAGACGATCACGTCGTACGCGGCGCGATGTTGCGGTCCCTCACCGACCGGGGGCACGCCGTGCACGCCGTCGGTACGGCGCTGGACGCACTGCGCCGGGTCGCCGCCGAGACCCCCGACCTGGTCGTGCTCGACCTCGGCCTGCCCGATCTGGACGGCTCGGACGCGCTGCGGATGCTGCGCGGGATCACCGACGTGCCGATCATCATCGCCACCGCCCGGGACGACGAGCAGTCCGTGGTGCGGCTGCTGCGGGCGGGCGCCGACGACTACATGGTCAAGCCGTTCACCGGGGCCCACCTGGATGCCCGGATCACCACCGTGCTGCGCCGGGCGGGCCGGGCCAGCCGTACGGTCCAGCCGGCGGTGCACACCGTCGGCGGGCTGCGGATGGACGTGGGTGAGCGCAGCGCGGTGCTGGACGGGCAGCCGCTGGCGCTGACCCGCAAGGAATTCGACCTGCTGGCGTATCTCGCCGCACGTCCCGGCCGGGTAGTGTCCCGGCGGGAACTCTTGGAGGAGGTATGGCGGCAGCCGTCGGTCGGCGAGGACCAGACAATCGACGTTCACCTCTACTGGCTGCGCCGCAAAATGGGCGAGTCCGCGGCGAAGCCGCGCTACCTGCGCACCGTGCGGGGGGTCGGCTTCCGGCTGGTGGCGCCGGACTGA
- a CDS encoding elongation factor G-like protein EF-G2, translating to MAQKNQEKGVTGGAPVVTEPGRVRNVVLVGHSGAGKTTLVEALLTASGTIGRAGTVTDGTTVCDHDPAAVRQQRSVSLCCAPLLHRDVKVNLLDTPGYGDFVGELRAGLRAADAALFVVSAVDGMDAATAALWEECAAVDMPRAVAVARLDHPRADFDEAVALCQRVFGDNVLPLYLPMLGDDGVSVVGLMGLITRRVSDYSAGLPAAVREPDPEHLPAIAEARNELIEGIIAESEDETLMDRYLGGEEIDTEVLVTDLEKAVARGHFYPVVPVCAETGVGLDVLLDGLVTAFPSPLEHELPAVTGVDGSPRPPLDCDPDGPLVAEVVKTTVDRHVGRVSLVRVFSGTLRPDQVIHVSGHGMTERGHADHDADERVGHLYSPLGAALREVPAAVAGDICAITKSGSAETGDTISAKEEPLLIAPWEMPEPLLPVAVVAKSRSDEDSLARNLARLVAGDPTLRLERNAETHQLVLWCMGEAHADVVLDRLRAGGVELETEPVRVALRETFTVGAKGHGRHVKQSGGHGQYAVCDIEVEPLPRGAGFEFVDKVVGGAVPHNYIPSVEKGVRAQMERGLVAGSPVVDLRVTLFDGKAHSVDSSDAAFQTAGALALRDAAEKGQPTLLEPVDEVTIRVPDPSVGAVMGDLSSRRGRVLGTEPDPDAEGRTLVRAEVPATELLRYAVELRSMTAGTGAFRREFARYEPMPAHLAEQLRKEHTHS from the coding sequence ATGGCGCAGAAAAATCAGGAGAAGGGTGTCACCGGCGGCGCGCCGGTGGTGACCGAGCCCGGCAGGGTTCGCAACGTGGTGCTGGTCGGGCACTCCGGGGCGGGCAAGACCACGCTGGTCGAGGCGTTGCTGACGGCCAGCGGCACGATCGGTCGCGCCGGCACCGTCACCGACGGCACCACGGTCTGCGACCACGACCCCGCCGCCGTACGCCAGCAGCGTTCGGTGAGCCTGTGCTGCGCCCCGCTGCTGCACCGCGACGTCAAGGTGAACCTCCTGGACACCCCCGGCTACGGCGACTTCGTCGGCGAGCTGCGGGCCGGTCTGCGGGCCGCCGACGCGGCGCTGTTCGTCGTCTCGGCGGTCGACGGGATGGACGCGGCCACCGCCGCGCTCTGGGAGGAGTGCGCCGCGGTCGACATGCCGCGTGCGGTCGCGGTGGCCCGGCTGGACCACCCGCGCGCCGACTTCGACGAGGCGGTGGCGCTCTGCCAGCGGGTCTTCGGCGACAACGTGCTTCCGCTCTACCTGCCCATGCTCGGCGACGACGGCGTGTCGGTCGTCGGCCTGATGGGGCTGATCACCCGCCGGGTCTCCGACTACTCGGCCGGGCTGCCGGCGGCGGTACGGGAACCGGACCCCGAGCACCTGCCCGCGATCGCGGAGGCGCGCAACGAGCTGATCGAGGGGATCATCGCGGAGAGCGAGGACGAGACCCTGATGGACCGCTACCTCGGCGGCGAGGAGATCGACACCGAGGTGCTCGTCACCGACCTGGAGAAGGCGGTGGCCCGGGGCCACTTCTACCCGGTGGTACCGGTCTGCGCGGAGACCGGGGTCGGCCTGGACGTGCTGCTCGACGGCCTGGTGACGGCGTTTCCGTCGCCGCTGGAGCACGAGCTGCCGGCGGTCACCGGGGTGGACGGCTCGCCGCGGCCGCCCTTGGACTGCGACCCGGACGGCCCGCTGGTCGCCGAGGTGGTCAAGACGACCGTGGACCGGCACGTCGGGCGGGTCTCCCTGGTCCGGGTCTTCTCCGGCACCCTCCGCCCCGACCAGGTGATCCACGTGTCCGGACACGGCATGACCGAGCGGGGCCACGCCGACCACGACGCCGACGAGCGGGTCGGTCATCTCTACAGCCCGCTCGGCGCGGCGCTGCGCGAGGTACCCGCCGCCGTCGCCGGTGACATCTGCGCGATCACCAAGTCGGGCAGCGCGGAGACCGGCGACACCATCTCCGCCAAGGAGGAGCCGCTGCTCATCGCCCCGTGGGAGATGCCGGAGCCGCTGCTGCCGGTGGCGGTCGTGGCGAAGAGCCGGTCCGACGAGGACTCCCTGGCCCGTAACCTGGCCCGGCTGGTGGCCGGCGACCCGACGCTGCGGCTGGAGCGCAACGCCGAGACCCACCAGCTGGTCCTCTGGTGCATGGGCGAGGCGCACGCCGACGTGGTGCTCGACCGGCTACGCGCCGGCGGCGTGGAGCTGGAGACCGAGCCGGTCCGGGTGGCGCTGCGCGAGACGTTCACGGTCGGCGCGAAGGGGCACGGCCGGCACGTCAAGCAGTCCGGCGGCCACGGCCAGTACGCGGTCTGCGACATCGAGGTGGAGCCGCTGCCCCGCGGCGCCGGCTTCGAGTTCGTCGACAAGGTGGTCGGCGGCGCGGTCCCGCACAACTACATCCCGTCGGTGGAGAAGGGCGTCCGGGCGCAGATGGAACGCGGCCTGGTCGCCGGCTCCCCGGTGGTGGACCTGCGGGTGACCCTCTTCGACGGCAAGGCGCACAGCGTCGACTCCTCCGACGCGGCGTTCCAGACCGCGGGGGCCCTGGCGCTGCGCGACGCGGCCGAGAAGGGCCAGCCGACGCTGCTGGAGCCGGTCGACGAGGTGACCATCCGGGTGCCCGACCCGTCGGTGGGTGCCGTGATGGGCGATCTCTCCAGCCGGCGCGGGCGGGTGCTCGGCACCGAGCCGGATCCGGACGCCGAGGGGCGCACCCTGGTCCGTGCCGAGGTGCCCGCCACCGAACTGCTCCGGTACGCGGTCGAGCTGCGCTCGATGACCGCCGGCACCGGCGCCTTCCGCCGCGAGTTCGCCCGGTACGAACCCATGCCGGCCCACCTCGCCGAACAGCTCCGCAAGGAACACACCCACTCCTGA
- the pgsA gene encoding phosphatidylinositol phosphate synthase — translation MAKIFQVTARAGMARVVEPVARGLLRAGVSPNAVTVTGTVGVLVGALGFGARGHLVAGALIVTVFALTDLLDGTMARMSGGSTRFGAFLDSSMDRVADSAVFGAVAYWLATEGNHAGVAAALLCLAAGGLVSYVKARAEGLGMTCKVGIAERTERLLIVGVGGLLTGLGVDLALPIALWLLAAVSIFTVGQRIVHVYRQAQQVGHE, via the coding sequence ATGGCGAAGATCTTCCAAGTAACGGCCCGGGCGGGCATGGCCCGCGTCGTGGAGCCGGTCGCGCGCGGTCTGCTCCGCGCCGGCGTGTCCCCCAACGCGGTCACCGTGACCGGCACCGTCGGCGTGCTCGTCGGCGCGCTCGGCTTCGGCGCCCGCGGCCACCTGGTCGCCGGTGCGCTGATCGTCACGGTCTTCGCGCTCACCGACCTGCTCGACGGCACGATGGCCCGGATGAGTGGTGGTTCCACCCGGTTCGGCGCCTTCCTCGACTCGAGCATGGACCGGGTCGCCGACAGCGCCGTCTTCGGCGCGGTCGCGTACTGGTTGGCCACCGAGGGCAATCATGCCGGGGTGGCCGCCGCGCTGCTCTGCCTGGCCGCCGGCGGGCTGGTCTCCTACGTCAAGGCCCGCGCCGAGGGGCTGGGCATGACCTGCAAGGTGGGCATCGCCGAGCGCACCGAGCGGCTGCTGATCGTCGGGGTGGGCGGTCTGCTCACCGGCCTCGGCGTCGACCTGGCGTTGCCGATCGCGCTCTGGCTGCTCGCCGCCGTCTCGATCTTCACGGTCGGGCAGCGCATCGTCCACGTGTACCGGCAGGCGCAGCAGGTCGGCCACGAGTGA
- a CDS encoding HIT family protein, with the protein MTGADRHFDSGTDNGLADGLERLWTPHRMTYISGEDRPAGGYEKPAGCPFCLAPGLPPDESLVVARGEHVFAVLNLYPYNPGHLLVCPYRHVADYTELDAPETAELAAFTKDAMRVVRQVSNAHGFNLGMNQGGVAGAGIAAHLHQHVVPRWGGDANFMPVIGRTKVLPQLLADTRDLFAKAWPA; encoded by the coding sequence GTGACTGGGGCGGATCGGCACTTCGACAGCGGCACCGACAACGGTCTGGCGGACGGGCTGGAACGGCTCTGGACGCCACACCGGATGACCTATATCTCCGGCGAGGACCGGCCCGCGGGCGGCTACGAGAAGCCCGCTGGCTGCCCGTTCTGCCTCGCCCCTGGCCTGCCCCCGGACGAGAGCCTGGTGGTCGCCCGGGGCGAGCACGTCTTCGCGGTGCTCAACCTCTACCCGTACAACCCGGGCCATCTGCTGGTCTGCCCGTACCGGCACGTCGCCGACTACACGGAGTTGGACGCGCCGGAGACCGCCGAGCTGGCCGCGTTCACCAAGGACGCCATGCGGGTGGTCCGCCAGGTCTCCAACGCGCACGGCTTCAACCTGGGCATGAACCAGGGCGGCGTGGCCGGTGCCGGCATCGCCGCCCACCTGCACCAGCACGTGGTGCCCCGGTGGGGTGGTGACGCCAACTTCATGCCGGTCATCGGCCGGACGAAGGTGCTGCCGCAGTTGCTCGCCGACACCCGGGACCTGTTCGCCAAGGCCTGGCCGGCCTGA
- a CDS encoding GntR family transcriptional regulator, translating into MSQPARPTCSPQRLLCQEHGVSTIVVRQAIFALRTEGLVEGVKGVGVFVAERLPGASDKPDR; encoded by the coding sequence GTGAGCCAGCCGGCCCGCCCGACCTGTTCCCCTCAACGGCTCCTCTGCCAGGAGCACGGAGTCTCGACCATCGTCGTCCGCCAGGCAATCTTCGCGCTCAGGACGGAGGGCCTGGTCGAGGGTGTCAAAGGCGTTGGCGTGTTCGTCGCCGAGCGGTTGCCGGGCGCCTCCGACAAGCCCGACCGCTAG
- a CDS encoding phosphatidylinositol mannoside acyltransferase translates to MNLTELGYAAGWRLARTLPRPVVAAAFRAGADRAYRRGGRGTAQLRANLRRVVGPDLPEAELDELVRAGLRSYARYWMEAFRLPSLSRQEILAGFRLDGADKLGADVASGRGAVIALPHSGNWDAAGAWVAATGWPITTVAERLKPEAVYERFLAFRQGLGMEILPTHGGERPAFEVLVDRLQAGTVVPLLADRDLSARGVEVDFFGGRTRMPAGPALLAIRTGAPLYVTTMWYESDIARAALDGPLELPDPSSGSLEVRVRVLTQRIADGLAAGIARHPQDWHMLQRMWLDQRTGGPGAAPQPPATTGTI, encoded by the coding sequence GTGAACCTCACCGAGCTGGGCTACGCCGCCGGCTGGCGGCTGGCCCGCACCCTGCCCCGGCCGGTGGTCGCCGCCGCCTTCCGGGCGGGCGCCGACCGCGCGTACCGCCGGGGTGGCCGGGGTACGGCCCAGCTCCGGGCCAACCTGCGTCGGGTGGTCGGCCCGGACCTGCCCGAGGCGGAGCTGGACGAGCTGGTCCGGGCCGGCCTGCGGTCGTACGCCCGGTACTGGATGGAGGCGTTCCGGCTGCCGTCGCTGAGCCGCCAGGAGATCCTCGCCGGGTTCCGCCTCGACGGCGCGGACAAGCTCGGCGCCGACGTGGCGTCCGGCCGGGGCGCGGTGATCGCGTTGCCGCACAGCGGCAACTGGGACGCGGCCGGCGCCTGGGTCGCGGCCACCGGCTGGCCGATCACCACGGTCGCCGAGCGGCTCAAGCCGGAGGCCGTCTACGAGCGTTTCCTCGCCTTCCGCCAGGGCCTGGGCATGGAGATCCTGCCCACCCACGGCGGCGAACGGCCGGCGTTCGAGGTGCTGGTCGACCGGCTCCAGGCGGGTACGGTGGTGCCGCTGCTCGCCGACCGGGACCTCTCCGCACGCGGCGTGGAGGTGGACTTCTTCGGCGGCCGGACCCGGATGCCGGCCGGCCCGGCGCTGCTGGCGATCCGGACCGGCGCGCCCCTCTACGTCACCACGATGTGGTACGAGTCGGACATCGCGCGCGCCGCCCTCGACGGCCCGCTGGAGTTGCCCGACCCGAGCAGCGGCTCGCTGGAGGTCCGGGTTCGGGTGCTCACCCAACGGATCGCCGACGGTCTGGCCGCGGGCATCGCCCGCCACCCGCAGGACTGGCACATGTTGCAACGGATGTGGCTGGACCAGCGGACCGGCGGCCCGGGCGCTGCGCCGCAGCCGCCGGCCACCACCGGGACGATCTGA